From one Salinibacterium hongtaonis genomic stretch:
- a CDS encoding glycerophosphodiester phosphodiesterase family protein, translating to MTSSAQHPLVIAHRGASGYRPEHSRSAYELAIDLGADAIEPDIVPSKDGVLVLRHENEISGTTDVADRPEFAARRVTKIVDGIEVTGWFTEDFTWAELATLTLRERLPAMRPNNTTFDGLEGMLRLSDLVQILDAAPRPVGLVAEIKHAAYFDSIGLPLAELFAAEMVALGWAADPRLTIESFELDVLHSIRAAGINAPLIYLIEAQGAPADRVARDGDAASPYSQDLSDAGLAALVASGIDGISVSKKLLLCVGEDGAPAITSVVQRAHGVGLRVFTWTLRAENIFLVKGFRSGVSPEHFGDWLAEFQLIMSSGVDGVFADQPDLAALARLRR from the coding sequence AGCACAGCAGGTCGGCCTATGAGTTGGCCATTGACCTCGGCGCCGACGCGATCGAGCCCGACATCGTGCCGTCCAAGGACGGGGTCTTGGTTCTCCGCCACGAGAACGAGATCTCGGGCACAACGGATGTCGCCGACCGCCCAGAGTTTGCGGCTCGCAGGGTCACCAAGATCGTTGACGGCATCGAGGTGACGGGCTGGTTCACCGAGGACTTCACGTGGGCAGAGCTCGCCACCCTCACACTCCGCGAGCGGCTGCCCGCCATGCGTCCCAACAACACCACGTTCGACGGCCTCGAAGGAATGCTGCGTCTCAGTGACCTGGTGCAGATTCTGGATGCCGCGCCGCGGCCAGTCGGACTGGTCGCCGAGATCAAGCATGCCGCCTACTTCGACAGCATCGGACTGCCGCTGGCGGAGCTTTTCGCCGCCGAGATGGTGGCCCTGGGCTGGGCCGCCGACCCGCGCCTCACGATCGAAAGCTTCGAGCTCGACGTGCTGCACAGCATCCGGGCTGCTGGCATCAACGCCCCTCTGATCTATCTCATCGAGGCCCAGGGTGCCCCAGCAGATCGGGTCGCCCGCGACGGGGATGCGGCCAGCCCCTATTCGCAGGATCTTTCGGATGCTGGCCTCGCTGCGCTGGTCGCTTCTGGCATCGACGGCATCAGCGTGAGCAAGAAGCTCCTGCTGTGCGTGGGGGAGGACGGTGCCCCGGCGATCACGTCCGTAGTTCAGAGGGCGCACGGGGTGGGGTTGAGGGTGTTTACGTGGACCCTGCGCGCGGAGAACATCTTTCTCGTCAAGGGGTTTCGGTCGGGCGTGAGCCCTGAGCATTTTGGTGACTGGCTCGCCGAGTTCCAGCTCATCATGTCCTCCGGCGTCGACGGCGTCTTCGCCGATCAGCCCGACCTGGCCGCCCTTGCGCGGCTCCGTCGCTGA